Within Streptomyces antibioticus, the genomic segment GGGGGTGACGATCGCGTCGTACTCCCCGAAGACCTCGGCGAAATGCCGGGCCAGGGGTTCGGCCTGGTGGCGGTATCCGGTGTTGTAGTGGGCCTGTCCGCAGCAGGTCTGGGCCGCCGGGAAGTCGACCTCGACGCCCAGCCGGGTCAGCAACGTCACCACGGCACGGCCGGTTTCCGGGTACAGCGTGTCGTTGACGCAGGTCAGGAACAGGGCGACACGCATCGCGGCTCCTCGTGATCGGTCGTCGGACGGATGCAGGGTAGTGCGGCGGGGCGCCGCGGGGAGACCGTGGCTCACCGCGCGGCGAGCCGGGCCGCCGCCTCGCGCCAGCGTCCGGCGTCGCCCCTCGGCTCGTAACGGGCGAGCGGCTGGGTTCCGGCGATCAGGCGGCGCAGGCCGGCGCGGTCGCCGGCGAGCCCGTGCGCCCGGGCCTGGACGAGCACATTGCCGAGCGCGGCCGCCTCCGTGGGACCCGCCACCACCGGCAGCCCGCAGGCGTCCGCGGTGAGCCGGCACAGCAGGGCGTTGCGGGTGCCGCCGCCGACGACGTGGACGACGTCCACGGGCCGGTCCGCGAGGCGTTGCGCGTCCTCGATCGCCCGCCGGTGGGCCAGGGCCAGGGAGTCCAGGACACAGCGGGTGATCTCGGCGGGCGTGCCCGGCACCGGCTGTCCCGACGCCCGGCACGCCTCGGCGATCCGCTCGGGCATCCGGCCGGGCGCGAGGAACGCCGTGTCCTGCGCGTCCACCACCGACCGCAGCGCCGGGGCCTCGGCAGCCGCTTGCAGCAAGGAGCCGAGGTCCGGGTCGCCCCATTCCCGTACGCACTCCTGGAGCAGCCACAGGCCCATGATGTTGCGCAGATAGCGGACCGTGCCGTCCAGGCCGAGTTCGTTGGTGAAGTTGGCGGCGCGGCTCTCCTCGGTGAGCACGGGTGCGTCCAGCTCCAGCCCGGCCAGGGACCAGGTGCCGGTGCAGATGTACGCGAACCGCTCGCCGGTCGCGGGGACGGCGGCGACGGCCGAGGCGGTGTCGTGCGAGCCGACGGCCGTCACCGGCACCGGCCCGCTGAGCCCGGTCTC encodes:
- a CDS encoding rhamnulokinase, with the translated sequence MRSYAAVDLGASSGRVMVGRVGPDTLELTEAHRFPNRPVRVPEGLRWDVLALYAGVLDGLRAAGCLAGGRLDSVGIDSWAVDYGLLDTRGALMGNPAHYRDTRTEGVAQKVWATVPAAELYAATGLQYAPFNTLYQMTADREAGRLAHAERLLLIPDLLTYWLTGEQGTELTNASTTQLVDPRTRTWAHGLAARLGIDLGLFAPLRQPGDPAGTLRPEVLAETGLSGPVPVTAVGSHDTASAVAAVPATGERFAYICTGTWSLAGLELDAPVLTEESRAANFTNELGLDGTVRYLRNIMGLWLLQECVREWGDPDLGSLLQAAAEAPALRSVVDAQDTAFLAPGRMPERIAEACRASGQPVPGTPAEITRCVLDSLALAHRRAIEDAQRLADRPVDVVHVVGGGTRNALLCRLTADACGLPVVAGPTEAAALGNVLVQARAHGLAGDRAGLRRLIAGTQPLARYEPRGDAGRWREAAARLAAR